TTGCGGCAGGATGTCACCATATCCAACGCTGGACATAGTGACAATACTGAAATAAAGCGCCTCACTAAAGCTCAGATGCTCTGTGAGCATAAAGCAGCCGGTGCTCAGGCAAATCACAGCAATAACAAGAAAGAGATAGATGCGTAGCTGACGAATAGCGGAGTTGTTTGTTTTCATATAAACCTGTGCAAAATCGAACAAAGAAAAAAACGTGGATCGAATCAAAGATTTGAAGGTTACTAAAAAACAGGCGGTAAAACCAGTCAATCGGGAGATTAACACATCGGTTCAACAGCCTGTCAGGTAAGCTAGTCGCAAAAACGCCCAGAGTGGAATAGAATAGACGCCTGAGACTACACAAGACCGCGTCAGGAGGTATCAAGTATGGACAAGTCGAAGGAGATAAACGGGGCAGCAGACCGGGGACAGGAGCTCCTCGCCATCCACGTCAAAAATGCCCACACAAGACTGTCCGATTTTCTCGATCAATACGGCACCGGGCTGGACGTACTGGGAAAGGCCATGGGTGCCTTCACCAAGGCTGTCTACGATCTTCCCGAGTCAGCGGCCTGCGCTTCGGGATGTGCCTGGTGCTGCCACCTGCGGGTAGAGACATCGATTCCCGAGCTTCTGGTGATTTACCGGGAACTCCTGACGGGGAGCACACCAGAGGGCATCGCCTCCTTGAAAAAGTGGACCAGAGAGGCAGCCAGCCTTGGCGATCTTCGGGATGAAGATCTCTGGTATCAGCATAAGCTCCCCTGCCCTTTTCTTGATAATAACAAAGTTTGTCTGATTTATCCGGTGCGGCCATTTGCCTGCAGAGCCCACCATTCCATGGACGCAGCGCTCTGCCAAAAAGGCTATGAGGAAGGACGGCGCCTGATGATTCCGTCTCTCCCCCTCTACAGAGCAAGCACCGATATCTATTCCACGATCTTTATCAAAGTGATGGCAGTGAGAGGGTTTGCGTCATTTCCGGTGGGGTTCATCAAGGGGCTGGCTATGCTGTTGGAAGAGCCAACACTGACAGAGGCCTGGCTTAACGGCAAAGATGTTTTTTCCCCGGCCAGAATCATCAAAGGAGATAGCAGGGAGTAAGCAGGGAGGGGGGGGGGACAAAGCCCCGGACATATCCATGGATAATGGTCTTAACATGAAAACAGCTCAGTATCAGACATGATCTAACTGCCCCCTGAACTCGTTGTTTAAGTTTCTAAAAAGAACTTTTTCTTCCCAAGTGATAAGAGTTGAGAGTTTTTTCAAACTTTAAAAGAATATTTGCCTTCCAAAACTTCAGCCTCAAATGTTGCGTCAAAAGCTCTCTCATACTTGGGGAATTCAGTCTTAACCCTATCTATAATTCCAAGATAGTTTTGCATGACATACACTTTTTCTGCACTCTCTTTTAAAAGATATTTCTCTTCCCCGATAAAAGTTAAAACGGTATCTCCCCTTTGGATAGGATGACTCTTTTCAACATCTTTTGTTATTTCAATGCAGTTATAGTTTATCTCTCTTGCTGAAAGCTTTTCTAACTCATCATCATCCACTTCCAGTATCTTACCATCAATTGTAGAATTCTCGTTTTTTGTGATATTCAAGAATAAAACATCTATCTTTTTTTGTAGCCTATCCGAAAAAACAGGTATCATGATATCCCATGACCGTTCATAGCCATGCAAAGTTACATCATACAAAGAATATTTATTACTCTGTCTTTGTAATGTATTGTGAATACTCTCTGGAAGCATCAATGATCCGTAACCAAAAACGTAAGTTTTATTTTTCCCACGATCTCTTCTTTTAAACTTTCTCACATCATTGACCATCAATTCAAAACGCTTATAAATGCTAAAATCGTTGTTAGCAGCTCTTACTGAATAAATAAAATTTGCAAATTTATCCCAGTTTGAAAGAATTAAATAATCAAAGTTCCTGAAAAAAATATGTTTATCGATCATCCCTTTTTCGTAGGCTACGGCAAGTTCCTGAAAAATATTAAGAAATGTTCTTATTTTGATAGAAACTTCAATATCATCTGCACGTTCGGAGCTTAAAACATCTATCATTGTTTGTGGGTCTTTATGCAAAACAAGCCATTGATCGATTGCAATTCGAAGCTCCATAAACTCTTGAGAGTTAAATCTTTCGATATAAGAAAATGCTTTAGAGCGAATAAAATGTGCATAGGTTTGTCTACCGACAAACACGACACCAGTCAGCGTAACAACAACGCCAAATCCCCCTACAAAATCAATTAATTGCATCCATTTCCCAATCTATTTTCAGTGCAAATAGAGCAAAGCAAAACTTTTAACAGGATGTTGAAAACGAGAGTATCCACAACCAAGCCAGGGCTTTATCGGTAAGCGATTCAAACCGACAGGGTTACCCCTGGACCGTCTGAAGGTGATTAGCTGGGTCATTTCACTTGACCAATTGTGCAGCCAATGTCCTCTTGTACAATTTTCGCCGCCAAGAACACCTGGAATGCATCAGCCTTTCACCGCCATGACATACTTCAGATAGCGTCCTTCGGGAAAAGTTACCGGATAGGGGAAATCTTCGGCCTGACCAGCGGTTTTAAGCACCGTCAAGTCGCTGCCCGCCTCCAGAGCTCCTCGGCGCAATTCTTTAAGGTAATCGGCCAGATCAACTTTCTGATGATTGGAAGACGTAATCAGTAATCCGCCATCTTCCAGCAGTGCCATGGCCTGGGC
The Desulfuromonas acetoxidans DSM 684 DNA segment above includes these coding regions:
- a CDS encoding YkgJ family cysteine cluster protein, producing the protein MDKSKEINGAADRGQELLAIHVKNAHTRLSDFLDQYGTGLDVLGKAMGAFTKAVYDLPESAACASGCAWCCHLRVETSIPELLVIYRELLTGSTPEGIASLKKWTREAASLGDLRDEDLWYQHKLPCPFLDNNKVCLIYPVRPFACRAHHSMDAALCQKGYEEGRRLMIPSLPLYRASTDIYSTIFIKVMAVRGFASFPVGFIKGLAMLLEEPTLTEAWLNGKDVFSPARIIKGDSRE
- a CDS encoding DUF4760 domain-containing protein, which produces MQLIDFVGGFGVVVTLTGVVFVGRQTYAHFIRSKAFSYIERFNSQEFMELRIAIDQWLVLHKDPQTMIDVLSSERADDIEVSIKIRTFLNIFQELAVAYEKGMIDKHIFFRNFDYLILSNWDKFANFIYSVRAANNDFSIYKRFELMVNDVRKFKRRDRGKNKTYVFGYGSLMLPESIHNTLQRQSNKYSLYDVTLHGYERSWDIMIPVFSDRLQKKIDVLFLNITKNENSTIDGKILEVDDDELEKLSAREINYNCIEITKDVEKSHPIQRGDTVLTFIGEEKYLLKESAEKVYVMQNYLGIIDRVKTEFPKYERAFDATFEAEVLEGKYSFKV